A DNA window from Streptomyces sp. 71268 contains the following coding sequences:
- a CDS encoding DUF2617 family protein codes for MLTILKTSYTDTRASDLAWCLGREPQPALAVLDLRLGASAVQLRLLGASHQVILEGSDGRCSETVACMPGSSTPLPLGVSKLLEGREYEFAARIETLSRGSFAGRAQELLALVADHPHGLAGTFPGSPHAFTAMVAHRQEGQIGWRTWHAYPQEGCLVATRTRLGARVVAAL; via the coding sequence ATGCTCACGATCCTCAAGACTTCCTACACCGATACCCGCGCCTCCGACCTCGCCTGGTGCCTGGGCCGCGAACCGCAGCCCGCGCTCGCCGTCCTCGACCTGCGACTCGGCGCCTCCGCCGTGCAGTTACGGCTGCTCGGCGCCTCGCACCAAGTCATCCTTGAGGGCAGCGACGGGCGTTGTTCGGAGACGGTGGCGTGCATGCCCGGAAGTAGTACCCCCCTCCCGCTCGGCGTATCCAAGCTGCTCGAAGGGCGGGAGTACGAGTTCGCGGCGCGCATCGAGACCCTCTCGCGCGGCTCCTTCGCGGGGCGCGCGCAGGAGTTGCTGGCGCTGGTCGCCGACCATCCGCACGGCCTCGCCGGTACCTTCCCGGGCAGCCCGCACGCGTTCACGGCCATGGTCGCCCACCGGCAGGAGGGGCAGATCGGCTGGCGCACCTGGCACGCGTACCCGCAGGAGGGGTGTCTGGTCGCCACCCGCACGCGGCTGGGCGCGCGCGTGGTGGCGGCGCTGTAG
- a CDS encoding pyridoxal phosphate-dependent aminotransferase produces the protein MKRPPLNRRLAEFGTTIFAEMAALAIRTGSINLGQGSPDVDGPEEVREAAVRALRDGRGNQYPPGPGVPELRAAVCAHQQRRYGLEFDPDREVLITAGATEALAASLIALLEPGDEVVALEPYYDSYAAGIAMAGGTRVPVTLRPDPEAGRYRLDVDELRDAVTDNTRLILLNTPHNPTGTVLTREELSAIATIAIERDLYVVTDEVYEHLVFDDHEHIPLASLPGMRERTVTISSAGKTFSFTGWKVGWVTAPPELLAAVRSAKQYLTFVASGPFQHAIAEALTLPDSYYTGLRDELAVKRDLLADGLTTAGFTVFRPAGTYFITTDIRPLGPEISAGGDGLAFCRGLPERCGLVAVPNQFFYDNREAGAPFVRFAFCKQMSVLEEAVDRLKQLTP, from the coding sequence ATGAAGCGACCTCCGCTCAACCGCCGCCTCGCCGAATTCGGAACGACGATCTTCGCCGAAATGGCAGCCCTCGCCATCCGAACCGGCTCCATCAACCTCGGTCAAGGCTCCCCCGACGTCGACGGCCCCGAGGAGGTCAGGGAGGCTGCCGTGCGCGCGCTGCGCGACGGGCGCGGCAACCAGTACCCCCCGGGCCCGGGCGTTCCGGAACTGCGCGCGGCCGTCTGCGCGCACCAACAGCGTCGGTACGGCCTGGAGTTCGACCCCGACCGCGAGGTCCTCATCACCGCCGGGGCCACCGAGGCGCTCGCCGCCTCGCTCATCGCGCTCCTGGAACCGGGCGACGAGGTCGTCGCCCTGGAGCCCTACTACGACTCGTACGCGGCCGGCATCGCCATGGCCGGTGGCACCCGGGTCCCCGTCACGCTGCGCCCCGACCCCGAGGCCGGCCGCTACCGCCTCGACGTGGACGAGCTGCGCGACGCCGTCACCGACAACACGCGGCTCATCCTCCTCAACACCCCGCACAACCCCACCGGCACCGTGCTCACGCGCGAGGAACTGTCCGCGATCGCCACCATCGCCATCGAGCGCGACCTGTACGTGGTCACGGACGAGGTCTACGAGCACCTGGTCTTCGACGACCACGAGCACATCCCGCTGGCCTCGCTGCCCGGCATGCGGGAGCGCACGGTGACCATCAGCTCCGCGGGCAAGACGTTCTCCTTCACCGGCTGGAAGGTCGGCTGGGTCACCGCGCCGCCGGAGCTGCTGGCGGCGGTCCGCTCGGCCAAGCAGTACCTGACGTTCGTGGCCTCCGGCCCGTTCCAGCACGCCATCGCCGAGGCCCTGACCCTGCCCGACTCGTACTACACCGGCCTGCGCGACGAACTCGCCGTCAAGCGGGACCTGCTCGCGGACGGCCTGACCACGGCGGGGTTCACCGTCTTCCGGCCGGCCGGCACGTACTTCATCACCACCGACATCCGCCCGCTGGGCCCGGAGATCTCCGCGGGCGGCGACGGCCTGGCCTTCTGCCGCGGCCTGCCCGAACGCTGCGGCCTGGTGGCCGTCCCCAACCAGTTCTTCTACGACAACCGCGAGGCGGGCGCGCCGTTCGTGCGTTTCGCGTTCTGCAAGCAGATGAGCGTGCTGGAGGAGGCGGTGGACCGCCTCAAGCAGTTGACCCCCTGA
- a CDS encoding YbjN domain-containing protein, translated as MSIDPTSIPNFGGQPEPQEAGPSGPVLPDQDLVKQLLEQMELKYVVDDEGDLAAPWEQFRTYFMFRGEEEQQVFSVRTFYDRPHELENKAQLLELTDDWNRRTLWPKVYSHTNDDGSVRLIGEAQMLIGTGVSLEHFVSSTVSWVRASIEFDKWLVEQLGLEADIEGTPGDDAAPGAE; from the coding sequence GTGAGCATCGACCCGACCTCGATTCCGAATTTCGGGGGCCAGCCCGAACCTCAGGAGGCTGGGCCGAGCGGCCCCGTCCTCCCCGACCAGGACCTGGTCAAGCAGCTCCTGGAGCAGATGGAGCTGAAGTACGTGGTGGACGACGAGGGTGACCTCGCCGCTCCGTGGGAGCAGTTCCGCACGTACTTCATGTTCCGCGGCGAGGAGGAGCAGCAGGTCTTCTCGGTGCGCACGTTCTACGACCGGCCGCACGAGCTGGAGAACAAGGCCCAGCTCCTGGAGCTGACCGACGACTGGAACCGCCGCACCCTGTGGCCGAAGGTCTACAGCCACACGAACGACGACGGCAGCGTCCGGCTGATCGGCGAGGCGCAGATGCTGATCGGCACCGGCGTCAGCCTGGAGCACTTCGTCTCCTCGACGGTGAGCTGGGTGCGGGCGTCCATCGAGTTCGACAAGTGGCTCGTGGAGCAGCTCGGCCTGGAGGCTGACATCGAGGGCACGCCGGGCGACGACGCCGCCCCCGGCGCGGAGTAG